From a single Mangifera indica cultivar Alphonso chromosome 19, CATAS_Mindica_2.1, whole genome shotgun sequence genomic region:
- the LOC123203238 gene encoding uncharacterized membrane protein At1g75140-like, which translates to MANPSKGKLFLLCFLLIFAYFPYSKILVSSVQHDQQYEPENTVSQTELSFSQQDLLLHRLEAVVRNLSEIVSKLEYKLSEVSCLDEKQSLESLRLALREKNIISQRKYDDRRSCKDVNEEDKIRNEGRAKAVSVTKYSPIWSERFQFVSAVELESDPTCINILPFRDYEGHSKYIAVGDDKGRLYVFMRNGDISVEFYTMCDSPVTAILSYLSVYKNESVVVTGHQNGMILIHRVYERSNGEDWSSPVMENVGKFVTAENGGESLAITLLEVHHVGRMRYILSTDFSGKIMVFKENGMIYGSAMPTRKPLVFLKQRLLFLTEIGAGSLDLRTMKVRESECEGLNDSLAQNYVFDATERSKAYGFTSDGDIIHVLLLGDVMNFKCRVRSKRKFDMVKPHAFQAIKGYLLAVNEEKVLVYNVSTQLYVRSGGPRLLFSAGLDEIRSSFLNYQSMDVDVDAERTRAIPLIASDREKLLVLGLGGGYVGVYRSKLPVFKGESNAIQWTSPVFFFILFLFGAWHFFAKKKEALTSWGPDDPFASAFPRAGAPIVSSSADRSFVDSSSRSADIMDLRSSGLRGPSRRYPSPSQYPGGSTSSYRPSSADPNPRPPVDPNYRSGSDLKYRGSTLEPAGFSNR; encoded by the coding sequence ATGGCGAATCCCAGTAAAGGCAAgttgtttttgctttgttttctattaatttttgcttatttcCCTTATAGTAAAATTCTGGTCAGCTCAGTCCAACACGACCAGCAATATGAGCCTGAGAACACTGTAAGTCAAACTGAACTTAGTTTCAGTCAACAGGATTTGCTTTTACATAGACTTGAAGCGGTAGTGAGAAACCTTAGTGAAATAGTTTCGAAACTAGAATATAAATTATCGGAAGTTTCATGTCTTGATGAGAAGCAGAGTCTGGAGAGTTTAAGATTAGCTCTtcgagaaaaaaatattattagtcaAAGAAAATATGATGATCGAAGATCATGTAAAGATGTTAATGAAGAGGATAAGATTCGAAATGAAGGTAGAGCGAAAGCAGTTTCAGTCACAAAGTACAGTCCAATTTGGTCTGAGAGGTTTCAGTTTGTTTCAGCTGTGGAATTGGAATCTGATCCTACTTGTATTAACATCTTGCCATTTCGTGATTATGAAGGTCATAGCAAATATATTGCTGTTGGCGATGATAAAGGGAGGCTTTATGTGTTTATGAGAAATGGGGATATCTCAGTTGAATTTTATACCATGTGTGATTCACCTGTTACTGCCATTCTCTCGTATTTGTCAGTTTATAAGAATGAGAGTGTCGTAGTCACAGGGCATCAAAATGGTATGATCTTGATCCATAGGGTTTATGAGAGATCAAATGGAGAAGATTGGAGTTCGCCTGTAATGGAAAATGTTGGTAAATTTGTGACGGCTGAAAATGGAGGGGAGAGTTTGGCTATAACTTTATTGGAAGTGCATCATGTTGGGAGAATGAGGTATATATTGTCCACAGATTTTAGTGGAAAGATTATGGTgttcaaagaaaatggaatgATTTATGGTTCTGCTATGCCAACGAGAAAGCCTCTTGTGTTCTTGAAGCAGAGACTTCTATTTCTCACAGAGATTGGTGCAGGATCATTGGATTTGAGAACCATGAAAGTTCGGGAATCTGAATGTGAAGGGTTAAATGATTCTCTTGcacaaaattatgtttttgacGCTACAGAGAGGTCAAAAGCTTATGGATTTACATCAGATGGGGATATCATTCATGTATTGCTTTTGGGGGATGTGATGAACTTCAAATGCAGGGTTAGATCCAAGAGAAAGTTTGACATGGTTAAGCCGCATGCTTTTCAAGCAATTAAGGGTTATTTACTTGCTGTTAATGAAGAAAAAGTTCTTGTGTATAATGTTTCAACTCAGCTGTATGTGAGGAGTGGTGGGCCTCGACTTCTTTTCTCAGCTGGTTTGGATGAAATCAGATCATCATTTCTGAATTATCAATCAATGGATGTAGATGTGGATGCTGAGAGAACACGGGCAATACCTTTAATAGCTAGTGACCGTGAGAAGCTTCTTGTTCTCGGCCTTGGAGGTGGGTATGTGGGAGTTTATCGCTCTAAACTTCCAGTTTTCAAGGGAGAATCCAATGCAATCCAGTGGACAAGCCCTGTGTTCTTCTTTATACTTTTCTTGTTTGGAGCGTGGCACTTTTTTGCTAAGAAGAAAGAAGCGCTCACTTCATGGGGACCCGATGACCCTTTTGCATCTGCATTCCCCAGGGCTGGAGCACCAATAGTGTCGAGCTCTGCAGACAGATCATTTGTAGATTCTTCTTCAAGAAGTGCTGATATAATGGATTTGAGGAGCAGTGGTCTGAGGGGGCCATCAAGGAGATATCCCTCTCCATCACAGTATCCTGGGGGATCGACAAGTTCCTACAGGCCAAGTTCTGCTGATCCCAACCCTAGGCCTCCTGTCGATCCCAATTATAGATCAGGTTCAGATCTGAAGTACAGGGGCTCAACCCTAGAACCTGCAGGTTTTTCTAATAGATGA
- the LOC123202567 gene encoding outer envelope pore protein 24A, chloroplastic-like, which translates to MKASLKGRYEADKSSAAANLAFNAGDVKLRASITDDTVVKGPSLNGLVLAVEKPGFFIIDYNVPKKDIRFQFMNSVKVLEKPLNLTYVHSRGDNRTIVDGTLVFDSANKLSANHMLGSRNCKLKYSYVHGGVTTFEPCYDLAKNLWDFSVSQKVYGDDMFKASYQTSSKSLAFEWSRNSKLNGNFKITAALNLAEELQIPKLSAESTWDFEM; encoded by the exons ATGAAGGCGTCTTTGAAGGGCAGGTACGAAGCAGACAAGAGCAGCGCCGCTGCTAATCTCGCTTTTAACGCCGGCGATGTCAAGCTCCGAGCCTCTATTACCGATGACACCGTTGTCAAAGGCCCCAGTTTGAACGGCTTGGTTCTAGCCGTCGAAAAACCTGGCTTCTTCATCATTGACTACAACGTCCCCAAAAAG GATATTAGATTTCAGTTTATGAACTCGGTTAAGGTTCTGGAAAAACCTTTGAATCTCACTTATGTTCATAGTAGAGGAGACAACCGGACAATTGTAGATGGAACTCTCGTGTTTGATTCAGCTAACAAGTTATCAGCTAATCACATGCTTGGTTCGAGGAATTGCAAGTTGAAGTATAGTTATGTTCATGGAGGAGTGACCACGTTTGAGCCATGTTATGATTTGGCCAAGAATTTATGGGATTTTTCTGTGTCACAAAAAGTTTATGGTGATGATATGTTTAAAGCTTCTTATCAGACATCAAGCAAGTCTTTGGCGTTTGAGTGGTCAAGGAATTCAAAGTTGAACGGAAATTTTAAG ATCACTGCAGCCCTCAATCTGGCTGAGGAATTACAAATCCCAAAATTAAGTGCTGAGAGCACATGGGATTTTGAGATGTAA